One Spinacia oleracea cultivar Varoflay chromosome 4, BTI_SOV_V1, whole genome shotgun sequence DNA segment encodes these proteins:
- the LOC110805612 gene encoding uncharacterized protein, whose product MQVPNGLTWSMRKIWANREVFVDSGDIGQFITHGKYSIQKMYLHLRQNATAVSWKRIICNSKASPKATFIVWLALQNRLATKERLLKWNMQIDGGCVSCQTQVETLEHLFFECAFSKRVWSSVLSKIGVDRTIQTWQGEVDWAAKKSRGTKPRDKICNMAFVETVYNIWLQRNSKVFKNSIDSVDVISSRIVFLIACRCDDQMRKCLV is encoded by the coding sequence ATGCAAGTTCCTAATGGGCTTACTTGGTCCATGAGGAAAATTTGGGCAAATAGAGAAGTGTTTGTGGATTCTGGGGATATTGGTCAGTTCATCACTCATGGAAAATACAGCATTCAAAAGATGTATCTTCACTTGAGGCAAAATGCAACTGCAGTTAGTTGGAAGAGAATTATATGTAACAGTAAAGCTAGTCCAAAAGCCACATTTATTGTCTGGCTAGCCCTTCAGAACAGATTAGCTACTAAAGAGAGATTGCTAAAATGGAATATGCAGATTGATGGTGGCTGTGTCAGTTGTCAGACACAGGTTGAAACACTGGAACACTTATTTTTTGAGTGTGCTTTCTCAAAAAGGGTGTGGAGTTCTGTGTTGAGCAAAATTGGAGTAGACAGAACAATTCAGACCTGGCAAGGAGAGGTTGATTGGGCAGCAAAGAAGAGCAGAGGTACAAAGCCAAGGGACAAAATCTGCAATATGGCATTTGTGGAAACAGTTTACAATATCTGGCTGCAAAGAAACTCTAAAGTTTTTAAAAACAGTATTGATTCTGTTGATGTAATTAGCTCTAGGATTGTTTTCCTTATTGCTTGTAGATGTGATGATCAGATGAGGAAGTgtttggtttga